The genomic region TTCGCACGAAGGATCTCCAAGCAAGCGATTCGAATGCATGCTGAGCGCTCTTTCACGAACGAGCGCCGACTGGGTCAGGCCGGTGGATCACCACTGACACTACGCCTGCTGGAGTTAGAAAAGTATTATGGTCGGGACTCACGACGTATGGCAGGGCCGGAACGACGGGGCTAACGGTGACGAGGGGACTCGGACGGGCGCAGCCACCTCCCGGTCAAGTAGTAGCCGCCGAAGAGCAGCAGCCGGACGACCATGGCCAGAAGGATGGCGACGAGGATGCCGTACTGGCCCAGCGGCGTGAACCTGGCGAGGATGAACGCGCCCGGGATCTCGAGCGTCGCCGCCGCGTCTCGTGTAGGGGCGCAATTGATTGCGCCCCACGCCCCATCCAGCGCTCAACTGCGCCTGTCCACGTCTGCGGCTGGCGCTGGCGAGTGGGTTGAGGGCCAGGCCCTCATTCCATCCAGGTGCACGTGACGGTGGACGTGATGCCCTGCACGTGCCGTATCTTCTCGCGAAGGATCCGCGTGATGTACTCCGGCGCATCCGCCTCGAGCTCCACCACGATGTCATAGGGACCCAGGACCTCGTGGACCCGGGCGCCCGGTATGGCGCCCAACCGCGCAACCACCTCCTCGGTGCGGGTAGGATCTGTGTTGATCAGGACGTACGCATGCGTGATGCTTCCGGGAAGATGCTCGGCCATGATTCACCTCCGACTACCCTGGCTTCGCGGGTGGTCAACCTCAAGCCCTGCGGGTGCGGGCCACAGGGGCTCTGTTGGTACGGAGAGATTCTCTAGCTCATCGCCCCTCGGGTCAGTTTACCGCTTGCCTTGCGGCTTCTGTGCTTTGCCTTCGGCGCGGGTTCAACTATCTACAGCTAGTTCTTAGGCAGGTGCAGGAAGGGCGAACAAGGCCTTTCCGGCACCTAGCTAGTTTGCTGCCCTCGGAACTCGAGCTCGATCCTTCCGTCGTTGTAGACATGCACCGTCTTCAGGATGGGCTGGAGCATGGCCTTCGCGCGTTGCACGTCAAG from Gemmatimonadota bacterium harbors:
- a CDS encoding Lrp/AsnC ligand binding domain-containing protein; its protein translation is MAEHLPGSITHAYVLINTDPTRTEEVVARLGAIPGARVHEVLGPYDIVVELEADAPEYITRILREKIRHVQGITSTVTCTWME